In Lotus japonicus ecotype B-129 chromosome 5, LjGifu_v1.2, one genomic interval encodes:
- the LOC130719407 gene encoding uncharacterized protein LOC130719407 has protein sequence MTWEIFKNSFLEKYFPADARGRKEMEFLELKQEAMSVGEYAAKFEELCRFHPHYSAANDETSKCVKFEYGLRPDIRIAVGHDQNRNFATLVEKCRIFEENEKTRKEYFRGLGVNKAPKKKVEKRKPYFRPHDQGRNQFGRTWNPTGGPGFQGRPGGINHTPLCTRCRRNGHRAQECRVVLGGQSGVQTGGSGNPNPTTAVGEGGNRNVNVPPRDNRRVGRPANKGKVFAMTVEEASGSPELIEVVFIDGILICLKSKEEHEEHLRIVLGILRERKLYAKLTRCEFWQESVQFLGHVVSKAGIAVDPAKLEAVNSWGTQKTVTEIRSFLGLAGYYRRFIEGFSKIATPLTRLTRKDQPYQWTPECEKSFKELKEKLTTSPILVLPDPKKDFEVYCDASKMGLGCVLMQERKVMAYASRQLRPHEANYPTHDLELAAVVFALKIWRHHLY, from the exons ATGACTTGGGAAATCTTCAAGAACTCTTTTCTTGAGAAGTATTTTCCCGCAGATGCCAGAGGTAGGAAGGAAATGGAATTTTTGGAATTGAAACAAGAAGCAATGTCGGTAGGCGAGTATGCCGCAAAGTTTGAAGAGTTGTGTCGATTCCATCCGCACTACAGCGCCGCTAATGACGAAACATCAAAGTGCGTCAAGTTCGAGTATGGATTAAGGCCTGATATTAGGATTGCCGTAGGGCACGACCAAAATCGGAATTTTGCCACTCTAGTGGAGAAGTGCAGGATTTTCGAAGAGAATGAAAAGACACGAAAGGAGTACTTCAGAGGACTAGGGGTGAATAAGGCACCAAAGAAGAAAGTGGAGAAGAGGAAGCCCTATTTCCGACCACATGATCAGGGAAGGAATCAATTCGGGAGAACTTGGAACCCAACGGGAGGACCTGGATTCCAAGGGAGACCCGGGGGAATCAACCATACCCCGTTATGCACGAGATGTCGCCGGAATGGACATCGTGCACAAGAATGCAGAGTGGTATTGGGAGGACAATCGGGAGTGCAAACTGGAGGAAGCGGAAACCCGAATCCCACCACCGCAGTCGGCGAAGGAGGCAATAGGAATGTAAACGTACCACCCAGAGACAATAGGAGGGTTGGACGCCCGGCGAACAAAGGGAAGGTGTTCGCAATGACTGTGGAAGAAGCGTCAGGATCACCGGAGCTCATTGAAG TGGTCTTCATCGACGGAATCTTGATCTGCTTGAAGAGCAAAGAAGAACACGAGGAGCACCTCCGAATAGTGCTAGGAATCTTGCGAGAGCGGAAATTGTATGCCAAGTTGACTAGATGCGAGTTCTGGCAAGAGTCAGTACAATTCCTAGGACATGTAGTGAGCAAAGCTGGCATAGCAGTAGACCCGGCAAAGTTAGAAGCTGTGAACTCATGGGGGACACAAAAAACGGTCACGGAAATCCGAAGTTTTCTTGGATTGGCTGGATACTACAGGAGATTCATTGAAGGATTTTCCAAGATTGCCACACCCTTGACGAGGCTTacaaggaaggatcaaccttacCAATGGACACCCGAGTGCGAGAAGAGCTTTAAAGAGCTTAAGGAGAAGTTGACTACGTCGCCAATTTTAGTCCTACCCGATCCCAAGAAGGACTTCGAAGTGTATTGTGATGCGTCAAAGATGGGATTAGGATGTGTGTTGATGCAGGAACGTAAGGTAATGGCTTACGCTTCTAGGCaattgaggccacacgaagcTAATTACCCTACGCACGACCTAGAATTAGCAGCTGTCGTGTTTGCTCTAAAGATATGGAGACACCACTTGTACTGA